One stretch of Armigeres subalbatus isolate Guangzhou_Male chromosome 2, GZ_Asu_2, whole genome shotgun sequence DNA includes these proteins:
- the LOC134213886 gene encoding zinc finger protein 184-like isoform X2 yields the protein MHFENSCRLCLKDLSDVLFDEDSHVSMAEDKSLQRMVLECFQIQVTDGETVSKVCGKCNTEIRMVHKIRKRIRKADFEIKQYYATLVKEEDVGLEEEEFDDIQRNVQTELVQTDSNDYEEKPDVLRLENHSNNDDDDHYKKYEFIEVEPHFQEHQSIIEDTTDDESERKSAQTKKQRKKRNPSNAVNNPEVRKKTDSKCYICASEFETTEMLDSHLGTHVGSSSPICNLCDFPATTVRSLNMHLRTIHFRKGKRIPCDECKKSNTVREFSSKHKLQAHIKSFHEGIVEVQEKTHVCTYCGKAFSRGTHLRLHENIHTKAIIYKCNTCPFSTTSRSGLLRHQRIHTAEKPFKCDECDASFNQSNSLHSHKAAKHNDERPFVCEICGVSKSFKTKYILQSHMRSHEKSDTLSYLKGRRIKTSGTEITVYDPELKCSFCPAVYRKELFLCRHIVEKHPLETVDMIPCDVCNAVDKNVFFLTRDEKKRHDENHDKIKAVPEKERVCSECGKVFQTNSSYHHHRQTHFNNVCKECGKSFSTSRTLRLHLLTVHLKSRPYKCNKCDSSFGQLTTLNTHMKVHRK from the exons GTTACCGATGGAGAAACAGTTTCGAAGGTTTGCGGTAAATGTAACACTGAAATCCGAATGGTTCATAAGATTAGAAAGCGGATAAGAAAGGCAGATTTTGAAATCAAGCAATATTATGC AACGTTGGTAAAGGAGGAAGATGTTGgtttagaagaagaagaattcgaCGACATTCAAAGGAACGTACAAACTGAACTGGTTCAGACCGATAGTAATGATTATGAAGAAAAACCTGACGTGTTAAGGTtagaaaatcattcaaataaTGATGACGATGATCATTACAAGAAATACGAATTTATCGAGGTTGAGCCACATTTTCAAGAACACCAATCCATCATAGAAGATACTACGGATGACGAAAGTGAACGCAAAAGTGCACAAACAAAAAAACAGCGTAAGAAAAGAAATCCTTCTAATGCTGTTAATAACCCTGAAGTGCGCAAGAAAACTGATAGTAAATGCTATATTTGTGCGTCCGAATTTGAAACCACGGAAATGCTAGATAGTCATCTCGGCACTCACGTTGGATCTAGCTCACCAATATGTAATCTATGCGATTTTCCTGCAACCACAGTCCGGTCATTGAATATGCATTTGAGAACCATTCACTTCAGGAAGGGGAAACGGATTCCCTGCGACGAATGTAAAAAAAGCAATACTGTTCGAGAATTTTCGTCAAAACACAAACTACAAGCCCACATTAAATCATTCCATGAAGGCATTGTAGAAGTTCAGGAAAAAACACATGTCTGCACCTACTGTGGAAAAGCATTTAGTAGGGGAACACACTTAAGATTACACGAAAATATTCACACAAAAGCAATAATATATAAATGCAATACTTGTCCTTTTTCCACAACATCAAGATCGGGATTGTTGAGGCATCAACGAATTCATACTGCTGAGAAACCATTCAAATGCGATGAATGTGATGCATCTTTTAACCAGTCAAATTCACTACATTCTCATAAAGCGGCCAAGCACAACGACGAACGACCATTCGTTTGTGAAATTTGTGGAGTATCGAAAAGTTTTAAGACTAAATACATTCTTCAATCACACATGCGATCGCACGAAAAGTCTGATACTTTATCATACTTGAAAGGTCGTCGTATTAAAACATCTGGCACAGAAATAACTGTTTATGACCCAGAGCTCAAGTGCAGTTTCTGCCCTGCTGTGTATCGCAAGGAGTTATTTCTTTGTCGTCATATCGTTGAAAAGCATCCTTTGGAAACTGTGGACATGATTCCATGCGATGTATGCAATGCGGTTgacaaaaatgtattttttctaACCCGAGATGAAAAGAAACGCCATGACGAAAATCACGATAAGATCAAAGCAGTCCCGGAAAAGGAACGCGTTTGTTCGGAATGTGGAAAAGTATTTCAAACTAACTCTTCCTATCATCATCATCGCCAGACACACTTCAACAACGTTTGCAAAGAATGTGGAAAATCGTTTTCAACTAGTCGAACCTTAAGACTTCATTTGCTAACGGTACATCTAAAGTCTCGGCCCTACAAATGTAACAAATGTGATTCCTCGTTTGGACAACTGACAACATTGAATACGCACATGAAAGTTCATCGAAAGTAG
- the LOC134213886 gene encoding zinc finger protein 678-like isoform X1, with translation MHFENSCRLCLKDLSDVLFDEDSHVSMAEDKSLQRMVLECFQIQVSDDESVTKVCDKCHYETNLVSKIRKRVRKTDFQVKQYYASVMMEEKLEVKEESPGDDQEDLHVDRFQSDNEEYETKHETLANLEILPADDVEHVERCELIEATPLLEHEETSESDFVLESEHTPVKRKRVRTQKRKGPKIDSNTVIRRKIDHRCYICPLDFENIEMLDSHLGTHVGSTSPICNLCDFHATTVRFLNMHLRTIHFRKGKRIPCEECKNNNTIREFSSKEKLQAHIKSVHEGIVEVPERKFVCTYCGKAYSRATGLRMHENIHTKAILHKCQQCPFAATSRSGLLRHLRIHTAEKPFKCDKCDASFNQSNGLHSHKASRHNNERPFSCEICGERKRFKSKYSLQNHMRLHEKSQNVAIPKYCESGSIIKTFGAEIPVYEPELKCSFCPAVYRKELFLCRHIIEKHPSEKVEMIPCDTCNAANKNVFFLTQNEKDRHVDNHEKIKPIPDKERVCIDCGEIFQTTASYKRHRQKHVKNICKECGKSFATSQTLRLHLVTVHLKSRPYKCDKCELSFGQMTTLNAHMKVHQK, from the exons gTATCAGATGACGAATCCGTTACGAAAGTTTGTGATAAATGCCATTATGAGACTAATTTGGTCTCCAAAATCAGAAAACGTGTCAGAAAGACGGATTTTCAAGTCAAGCAATATTATGC ATCTGTAATGATGGAGGAGAAATTGGAGGTTAAAGAAGAATCGCCAGGCGATGATCAAGAAGATCTTCATGTCGATCGATTTCAGTCGGATAATGAGGAATATGAAACGAAACACGAGACGTTGGCAaatctagaaattcttccagctGATGATGTTGAACATGTAGAAAGGTGTGAATTAATTGAAGCCACTCCTCTTCTTGAGCACGAAGAAACAAGCGAATCAGATTTTGTTCTGGAAAGTGAACACACTCCAGTTAAACGAAAGCGCGTAAGAACACAAAAAAGAAAAGGTCCAAAAATTGacagtaatactgttattcGAAGAAAAATTGACCATAGGTGCTATATTTGTCCATTGGATTTTGAGAACATTGAAATGCTAGACAGTCATTTAGGAACGCATGTTGGATCTACCTCTCCAATATGTAATTTATGCGATTTTCATGCCACTACCGTGAGATTTTTGAATATGCACCTGCGAACCATTCACTTCAGGAAGGGCAAACGGATTCCTTGCGAAGAATGCAAGAATAATAATACAATTCGAGAATTTTCGTCTAAGGAGAAACTACAAGCTCACATAAAATCCGTTCATGAAGGTATTGTAGAAGTACCAGAAAGGAAATTCGTTTGCACTTATTGTGGTAAAGCATACAGCAGGGCAACAGGTCTAAGAATGCATGAGAATATACACACAAAAGCCATTTTACATAAATGCCAACAATGCCCATTTGCTGCAACATCAAGATCTGGTCTGTTGAGACATCTACGGATTCATACGGCTGAAAAACCATTCAAATGTGACAAATGTGATGCATCATTCAACCAATCTAATGGTCTTCATTCCCATAAAGCATCAAGGCACAACAACGAGCGACCATTTAGTTGTGAGATTTGTGGAGAAAGAAAGCGTTTCAAGTCTAAATACAGTCTCCAAAATCACATGCGGttgcatgaaaaatcacagaaCGTAGCAATCCCCAAGTACTGCGAGAGCGGCAGTATAATAAAAACATTTGGAGCAGAGATACCCGTTTACGAACCAGAACTGAAGTGCAGTTTCTGCCCTGCCGTCTATCGCAAGGAATTGTTTCTATGCCGACATATTATCGAAAAACATCCCTCGGAGAAGGTGGAAATGATTCCATGCGATACTTGTAATGCGGCTAACAAAAATGTGTTTTTCCTGACGCAAAATGAGAAAGACCGGCATGTCGACAACCACGAAAAAATTAAGCCTATTCCGGACAAGGAACGTGTTTGTATTGATTGCGGGGAAATATTCCAAACTACTGCCTCTTATAAGCGACACCGTCAGAAGCACGTTAAAAACATATGTAAAGAATGTGGAAAGTCGTTTGCAACCAGTCAAACATTGAGACTTCATTTGGTTACTGTACATTTGAAGTCCCGACCATACAAATGTGACAAGTGTGAATTATCCTTCGGGCAAATGACAACGCTAAATGCACATATGAAAGTTCATCAGAAATAG